In Thiofilum sp., the genomic window ACAGCGCTTAGCGGTGGAAGTCATCGATTTAGGCATAGTGCCCGATGATCCCATTCAGTTAGAACAAGCGTTTCAGCGTGCCACTGAGCAGGCGGATGTCTTGATTACCACCGGTGGGGTTTCAGTAGGAGATGCCGATTATGTGACTCAGCTATTGGAGCGCTTAGGGCAGGTCAATTTTTGGAAAATTGCTATGAAACCCGGCAAACCGTTGACCTTTGGGCAGTTAGGTCAATGTGCCTTTTTTGGTTTACCCGGTAATCCTGTTTCTACGATGGTCACTTTTTTGATTTTTGTACGTCCCGCTTTAATGAGGTTAGCGCATTACCCCGATGCTATGCCCATCACCTATAAAGCTAAAACCTTAACCACCTTAAAAAAAGCGCCCGGACGGCAAGATTATCAACGCGGTATCTGCCATCAAGATGAACACGGACAATGGTGGGTCAAGTCTACCGGATTCCAAGATTCTCACGTTCTGCGTTCTATGAGTGTGGCAAATTGCCTTATGGTGTTAGCGCGGGAATGGGGCGATATAGAGCAAGGGACTGAAATACCTATTATGCCCTTTGCACCGTTATTTTGAGCTTAATAATTAACCAATCGGCGTTGTTTCATCTCTTTTTTTTGAAAAGCATTATAAATAAAATGTATAGTTACTATTATAGGCTTAATCTAAATAGAGTTTATTGGTAACTATTGCCTTAGCTGCGTTCATACCTTACTAGATCTAGCCAGAAGATAGGAAAATGAGTGTTCCTATCTCGCTTTACACTAATAACAAGTTATAAAAATAATTTAGGAGAGCCATGATGCTAGTGTTTCAGTTGGGAGATAAGCCCTGTTGCTTGCTACCCCTGATGTTCTTGCGTAGCAAATGGAAAAGCATAGTAGCGTTAATTTCCCCACTCCAGTGGCTAGTAGTGGGTATGATGCTCTTTACAACACAGCAGACATGGGCGGCGGGACAAGTATTAGAGTACGGCATTAAGCGCAGTAATGATGGGCGTTATCATGTATATATGCGCCCTAATACCGCCATCAGTGGGGAAAATACCAGCTTAACCGGACAGGTAACTATTAAAGTACCCAACGGGACTAATAAGTTTTTGGTGTCGGGGCTTACTTCTATGATTCCGGGGGTGGTGTGGACAGCCTCTTCACGAGTAGACGCACCGCCTGAAAATCCACAAGTCGATTTCATTTCCTTCACTTTTGACCCCATTGGGAGCAGTAGCTTTAATTGGCAGCCCGGAATAGAGCTAGAAGTCTTTAATTTTATCAATCCTAATGTGTGTGAAGGTTCGGTCATTTTATTAGAAAATACCGAGTCATTTGCCATTCGCCCCAACTCAGCAAATACCAATGCAGCGAATCAGTTCACCAATTTAGGCTGGGGTAGTTTTTCTACCAATAACTATTTGGGTAACTACCAAGCCTCAGTAAGCTGTGGCAGTAATCATAATCCAGTCATTACCAGCAACGGTGGGGGAGATAGTGCGGCTCTCACTGTCCCTGAAAACCAAGCTTATGTCACAACCGTTACCGCGACCGATCAAGATAATGATCCACTGACCTTTAGTTTGAGCGGGGGGGTAGACCAAGCGCAGTTTATGTTGCATCCGGTCACCGGTGTACTCAGTTTTATGACTAATCCTTTGGTCGACCAACCTAACGATAGTAATGGCGACAATATCTATCAGGTACAAGTACAGGTCAGTGATGGTCAGGGGGGGATTGATCGGCAAGATCTGGCTATTACCGTAACTCGCTCCAATGCCTACAAGGTATTAGAGTACACCATACGTCGCGCTGCGGATAATCGCTATCATGTGTATATGCGTCCTAATAGAGCACTAGCCGCAAATAATAATTATAACTTGACCGGACAAATTACCCTGACTGTGCCTCATGGTACGGGAGCCAATCGCTTTACGGTCACTAACCTGCAAACTCATATTCCTAATGTAGTGTGGTCACAAACCTCACGCGTAGATGCACCGACTGAAAATGCTAGTGTGGATTATTTATCCTTTACTTTTAATCCTTATGGCACACAAGAGTTCCAATGGCAAAAAGACATAGAGCTGGATATTTTTAGTTTTGAAAATAGTGCTAGTTGTAGTGGTCTAGTAGACGTGATGGAGAATAGCGACCCGTTTAATCAATTACCTAACTCTAGAAATACTCAACCGACCAACCAATTTACCAATTTAGGTTGGGGGTCTATGACGGCTAATAACTATTTGGGTAATTACGGTGATCCAGTCGATTGTAGTACGAATCGAGCGCCTACTATTGTCAGTAATGGCGGAGGTGATACGGCAACTATTACGGTTGCCGATCAGCAAACCAGCGTTACCACAGTGATGGCGACTGATCCTGATAATGACACCTTGACTTATTCGATTATAGGCGGGGTAGATGCGGGTTTATTCTTGATTAATCCTAGTACCGGACGTTTAAGTTTTAGTACGACGCCAAACTTTGATAGTCCGCAAGATGCTAATGCCGATAATACTTACTTAATCGATGTACAGGCGAGCGATGGACGCGGCGGTATTGACCAGCAAGCACTGACTATTCGAGTCATTAAATCAGATAGTTACAAAGTGTTAGAATATACCGTGCGCCGAGGGGCGGATAAGCGTTATCACATTTATATGCGTCCTACGCGCGATCCGAGTTCGGGATTAAATTACAACCTAACAGGGCAAATTACCTTAACCGTACCGACTGGAGCAGGCGCTAATAAGTTTGTGGTGACTGATTTAAGATCAGAAGTCGTCAATGTTACTTGGGCGAATAACTCACGCGTGGATGCTCCGACGGAAAATACCAGTACGGACTATCTCTCTTTTACCTTTTCACCCTATGGTCATCAGGATTTTAATTGGCAGGCAGGCGTTGAGATCGATATGTTTAGCTTCGTCAATAATAATACGTGTAGTGGCGTAGTGGATGTCATGGAGAATACCGAGCTCTTTGCACAAATGCCTAACTCGGCTAATACTCGTCCGGCTAACCAATTTACCAATTTAGGCTGGGGACCCGCCACAGCGAATAACTACTTAGGTAATTACGGTGATCCAGTCGATTGCCGCAATAATGCAGATCCTGTTATTACCAGTGATGGTGGAGGAGATACGGCGACCCTTAGTGTGTTAGAAAATAGCGTTGCAGTGACTACCGTGACCGCTACTGATCCTGATAATGATGTATTGACCTTTAGTATTACGGGTGGCGTGGATGCCGCTAAATTTGTGCTTCATCCCAGTACTGGGGTATTAACTTTTATTACTGCCCCTGATTATGAAATACCCACCGATGCTAATCTGGATAATCGTTATGAGCTACAAGTGACGGTGGAGGATGGGCGCGGAGGTATAGACCGCCAAACGATTACGGTCGTAGTGGGAGATGTATTTGAAAATCTGCCGCCTGTGATTATTAGTGATGGCGGGGGCGATGTAGCGAATCTGTCGGTGATTGAGGGGCGCACCCATGCCACCACCGTGGTAGCTACCGATGGTAATAATGATGTATTGACCTACAGTATTATTGGTGGAGCCGATGCTGCAAAATTTACCCTTGATCCGGCGACTGGAGTACTAAGCTTCAAATCACCCCCTTCTATGGGCGGACAAGCTCCTTGGGGTGACGTGTTTTTACCCCCCGGAGATATAGATAAAAATAATGTTTATGTGGTGGAGGTACAAGCACTGGATCCTCATGGTGCTGCCGATACCCAAATCATTAATCTAAAACTCATTACTGGCTTAGTGTTGCAATTACAAGTACGTGCTTGGTTACAAGGTCCCTTTGATCCTAATACCCAAATGATGCGTGACAGTTTACGCACTAAAGGGCTGATACCCTTACAACAACCCTTTAATATTCCGCCCTTTATTTATCAAGGCGGAGAGTCATTATCAGCTAGCTTATTATTAGAAGAGGGTTTTGATGCTCCGGTGGATTGGGTATTAATACAATTACGTAGTGCAACCTCTCCCGCAGCGGTGTTGTGGAGTAAAGCGGCATTAATCCAACGCGACGGTGATATTGTTGACCCTGCTACGGGCAGTAATCGGATTACGGTCGAAAATGCGCCTTCAGGTAGGTATTATTTGGCGGTACAACATCGCAATCATTTAGGAGTGGTGAGTGCCAGTACGGTGCTTTTGGAAAATACGGTAGCCACTTGGTATGACTTTGGTTTAACCACCACTTCGGTGATGGGAAGTCATTCACGCTTATTAAATACGAGCAAAGCTTTCCTCTGGGCAGGTGATGCGAACTATGACAAGAAAGTAGCCGCTAGTGGTACAACTGCTAATGATTTGAGCGTGATGCGTAATGCTATCTTGGGAGCGGGCGCGAATAATACAGCGAGTGCTAACTATAAGCTCAGTGGCTATCAGATTACCGATTTTAACTTAGATGGTATAACCACCTTTAGTGGTGCAATGAATGATCTTAACCCTTTAGTGGCGAATATCATTACCCATCCTGCCAATACGACGAAATCAGGTGATTATATTTTGATAGGTAATTTGCCGTAGTTAGCCACCGAAGAGGTCATTTTTCCTCTCCTCGTGGCTAGCCATGAACGGGATCAGAGGTTAAAGTGTACTCATTGATTGAAGGGATAACTTTAATGGACGCTTTTTTGAGTATACTTTTTACCTTTCCAACGATATTTTTTACCGGATTACTTGCATTGGCGGCGATGTTGTGGCTCGCCATTATTGTGAATCAGGTTAAAGCGTGGCAGATCGATAAGGTATTGCGTAGTAGTTTAGGCGTTAATGAGCAGGGTCAGTCATTATCACCCTTTTTAAGGCGTTGGCAGCGTGCAGGCGTACCCTTAAGTGTAGGCTGGGCACTGTGGATTTTAATGAGTTGGTTAATCAGTTTAATAACCACCTATGTATTATATCCCTATTTGCCTGATGAAATCGTGACCTTTGGAGTAGCGATTGCTTTATTAATGATTATTCCAGTGATAGCAGCCGCGATTACTTTAGTGCTATTACCGTCGTTAAAACCTTGGGTTGATAGCTGGGTATCAACCCAAAGACAACGCTTACAAGCCTTAGCCGAAGCAGAAGAGCGAGCTAAGCGTCAAGATGCTTAAGCGTGCTCATTGCCTTGCTCATAAAAAGCGCGTGCCGCTGCAACCGCTGCACCGCTCTCAATCTTAGCGCCTTGTTGCTTGAGCACGGTATCGAGTGCACCTAAACAGAACAGCACATTGGTCGGATGACTCGCAGCACCCATTAAACCAATACGCCAAACTTTCCCTGCTAAAGCGCCTAGACCTGCACCAATTTCAAGATTGTACTCTCTCAATAAAGTGCTACGTACTTGTGCATCATCTACACCTTCAGGGATAGTAATAGAGTTGAGTTGTGGCAAGCGATGCGCTTCATCCACTAAAAAGCTCAATCCTAAGGCTTCAACACCTGCTTTTAAAGCTTGGTGATTGCGCATATGTCGCGCCCAAGCATTTTCCAAGCCTTCCTCTTGCACCATGACTAAGGATTCATGTAGCCCGTAGAGTGTATTAACTGGAGCGGTATGATGATAAGCGCGTTTAGTACCGCCACCCCAATACGCCATGACTAAATTCATATCCAAAAACCAGCTTTGTACTTTGGTTTTGCGTGCTTGAATGCTTTCTACCGCACGAGCACTAAAGCTCACGGGTGACAGCCCGGGAACGCAAGACAAGCATTTTTGTGTGCCAGAGTAAATCGCATCAATGCCCCACTCATCCACCTTTAAAGGGCTACCTGCTAGGGAAGTGACAGCATCAACAATCGCTAAAGCTCCATGCTCATGAGCTAAAGCACAAAGCGCTTGAGCATTGGATTGTGCACCTGTTGAGGTTTCGGCGTGTACAAAGGCTAGGGCTTTTGCATCAGGATGAGCTTTTAAAGTTTCAGCCACTTTATGTACATCAACTGCTTTGCCCCAATCGTCTTGCACCATAATCGCGGTTGCGCCACAGCGCTCAACGTTTTCTTTCATCCGTCCGCCGAATACACCATTTTGGCAGACAATGATTTTGTCCCCCGGCTCGACCAAATTGACAAATACTGCTTCCATTCCCGCTGAACCCGGCGCAGATATGGGCATAGTCAGTTCATTCTTAGTCTGAAACGCATACTGGAGTAGGGTTTTGATCTCATCCATCATGCGAATAAAGGCGGGGTCTAAGTGTCCCAATGTAGGACGCGCCAAAGCTGCTAATACACGCGGGCTAACATCCGAAGGACCCGGACCCATAAGCGTTCGGATTGGGGGGTAAAAAGATGAAATAGTCATAAAAGCGCTCCTCACGTAAAACTGGATGACGTATGTTCGTTGAAGTGGGGATTAATGTCTAGTCAAGCACTAGGGTAATTGACAATGGATAATAGGCTCCATTGTCGCTCATAGTCTGATTTACTGAATACTTACGGAGCCTATTAAAGGGTAAATAGGCTAGGACACTGCCGCAAAACGTTGATAATAATTAGAGGTAGGGCAGGCAAATTTACCTTTTTCAGTCTCACTGAGCTCGGTGAAATACTCATCGGCGGGCTTAGCAATAGTTTGATATAGCTCGACCATTAATAGTCGTGCACGCCAGCTCCATGAATCTTCATTAATTAAACCTTGGGGTAATTCGGGTTCACGCAATAATATGCGCCGATACTTATGAATTAATAGGGTGCGCATTAAAAAACACAATCTAGGATCGAGATTATGGTGTGTAGCACGTACTGCTTCTAAAACAGGATGAAATAATTCATAAAACTCCTGATATTCTGGCTCAAAGGCTTGCACATTAAAGCAATTTTTAATCAAAGCATTCGCAATAGGAATATGAGTATCATCCATTGTTTTGGCTTGGAGCATGACTATGTGCTCAGTGAGTTGCATTTCATCAACCATTTGTTTGACCGTAGCCAAATCAATAGTAGGGTGTACAAACACCCCTGTAGTAATATGGGTGAAACCAAGCCAAAACAATTCCTTACGAACAGTTTCGCGTTGCTCTTGCTCTAGTCCACCTAAAGAGGTAATCACTAAGCGCCATTCACCATCCCATGTTTGTAATGGACCTTGATAAATACGTTTGGCGGCACTGGAGAATTGACGGAAACCTTTATCAGTTAATGAATAATAACTGCGCCTACCAATTTGTTTGGCTTTTAGAATTTTCTTTTCAGATAAGCGAAACACTGAAGTTCTGACTAGGCGTTGATTGATACCTAAAGGCTCCACCAGTTTAATTAAACTACCGAGCCAAATATTGCCACCATGCGGGCAAATGGTATCGCCGTAAATGCTTAAAATCAGTGAATTAGCATACATCGTTGATGCTTGGCTAAAGTCGTCAATCACTGCTTGTGCAGCTTTAGCAAAAGTTTGC contains:
- a CDS encoding cadherin domain-containing protein — encoded protein: MMLVFQLGDKPCCLLPLMFLRSKWKSIVALISPLQWLVVGMMLFTTQQTWAAGQVLEYGIKRSNDGRYHVYMRPNTAISGENTSLTGQVTIKVPNGTNKFLVSGLTSMIPGVVWTASSRVDAPPENPQVDFISFTFDPIGSSSFNWQPGIELEVFNFINPNVCEGSVILLENTESFAIRPNSANTNAANQFTNLGWGSFSTNNYLGNYQASVSCGSNHNPVITSNGGGDSAALTVPENQAYVTTVTATDQDNDPLTFSLSGGVDQAQFMLHPVTGVLSFMTNPLVDQPNDSNGDNIYQVQVQVSDGQGGIDRQDLAITVTRSNAYKVLEYTIRRAADNRYHVYMRPNRALAANNNYNLTGQITLTVPHGTGANRFTVTNLQTHIPNVVWSQTSRVDAPTENASVDYLSFTFNPYGTQEFQWQKDIELDIFSFENSASCSGLVDVMENSDPFNQLPNSRNTQPTNQFTNLGWGSMTANNYLGNYGDPVDCSTNRAPTIVSNGGGDTATITVADQQTSVTTVMATDPDNDTLTYSIIGGVDAGLFLINPSTGRLSFSTTPNFDSPQDANADNTYLIDVQASDGRGGIDQQALTIRVIKSDSYKVLEYTVRRGADKRYHIYMRPTRDPSSGLNYNLTGQITLTVPTGAGANKFVVTDLRSEVVNVTWANNSRVDAPTENTSTDYLSFTFSPYGHQDFNWQAGVEIDMFSFVNNNTCSGVVDVMENTELFAQMPNSANTRPANQFTNLGWGPATANNYLGNYGDPVDCRNNADPVITSDGGGDTATLSVLENSVAVTTVTATDPDNDVLTFSITGGVDAAKFVLHPSTGVLTFITAPDYEIPTDANLDNRYELQVTVEDGRGGIDRQTITVVVGDVFENLPPVIISDGGGDVANLSVIEGRTHATTVVATDGNNDVLTYSIIGGADAAKFTLDPATGVLSFKSPPSMGGQAPWGDVFLPPGDIDKNNVYVVEVQALDPHGAADTQIINLKLITGLVLQLQVRAWLQGPFDPNTQMMRDSLRTKGLIPLQQPFNIPPFIYQGGESLSASLLLEEGFDAPVDWVLIQLRSATSPAAVLWSKAALIQRDGDIVDPATGSNRITVENAPSGRYYLAVQHRNHLGVVSASTVLLENTVATWYDFGLTTTSVMGSHSRLLNTSKAFLWAGDANYDKKVAASGTTANDLSVMRNAILGAGANNTASANYKLSGYQITDFNLDGITTFSGAMNDLNPLVANIITHPANTTKSGDYILIGNLP
- a CDS encoding alanine--glyoxylate aminotransferase family protein, which produces MTISSFYPPIRTLMGPGPSDVSPRVLAALARPTLGHLDPAFIRMMDEIKTLLQYAFQTKNELTMPISAPGSAGMEAVFVNLVEPGDKIIVCQNGVFGGRMKENVERCGATAIMVQDDWGKAVDVHKVAETLKAHPDAKALAFVHAETSTGAQSNAQALCALAHEHGALAIVDAVTSLAGSPLKVDEWGIDAIYSGTQKCLSCVPGLSPVSFSARAVESIQARKTKVQSWFLDMNLVMAYWGGGTKRAYHHTAPVNTLYGLHESLVMVQEEGLENAWARHMRNHQALKAGVEALGLSFLVDEAHRLPQLNSITIPEGVDDAQVRSTLLREYNLEIGAGLGALAGKVWRIGLMGAASHPTNVLFCLGALDTVLKQQGAKIESGAAVAAARAFYEQGNEHA
- a CDS encoding PaaX family transcriptional regulator C-terminal domain-containing protein; this translates as MSSQTFAKAAQAVIDDFSQASTMYANSLILSIYGDTICPHGGNIWLGSLIKLVEPLGINQRLVRTSVFRLSEKKILKAKQIGRRSYYSLTDKGFRQFSSAAKRIYQGPLQTWDGEWRLVITSLGGLEQEQRETVRKELFWLGFTHITTGVFVHPTIDLATVKQMVDEMQLTEHIVMLQAKTMDDTHIPIANALIKNCFNVQAFEPEYQEFYELFHPVLEAVRATHHNLDPRLCFLMRTLLIHKYRRILLREPELPQGLINEDSWSWRARLLMVELYQTIAKPADEYFTELSETEKGKFACPTSNYYQRFAAVS